The Thalassotalea sediminis genome includes the window TGTCAGGACAGCACGTTGTTTAGAGCGATCAAATAATGTGGCACCAATGTCTTCTTCTAGTTTTTTTATGGTGTAAGTCAATGCCGATGGCACTTTATAGAGAGATTGAGCGGCCGCGGCAAAGCTGCCAGTTTTGTTTATCGCGTCAATTGCTCTGAGCGCATCTAATGTAATTGCTGGGTGCATAGTCTTTTGTTCAAATATTTTGAAGTAACTTGTCAAAATGTTCCGATTTTATATAGAGATTATCAATTTTATACTTTAGTTCAACAGTTAAATTGAAGTTTTAATGTTAGGAGCCGTTGTTCTTTCGCGTTTAGTTCGAACAAAGTTTAATCTCAAAAGAACAACAGACCCTAAAGCTATTGTTAAAATTTATTGAGGAAAATTAAATGAAAGCACTAATGAATAAAATTATTGAAAGTAAAGCTGGTTATTCAACCTTGGCGTTGCGTATTCCTATCGGCATCATTTTTATCGCGCATGGTGCACAAAAATTGTTTGGCTGGTTTGGCGGTTATGGATTAGAAGGTACCGGCGGCTGGATGGAATCTATCGGTTTAACGCCTGGCTATTTAATGGCGTTATTAGCTGGCAGTGGAGAGTTTTTTGGTGGTTTATTTATATTATTAGGCTTGTTAACTCGCCCTGCGGCCGTTGTTTTATCAATAACCATGGTTGTTGCGATCTTCTCTGTGCATTTTACTAACGGATTATTTATGTCTAACAATGGTTATGAGTTTGGTTTAGCGTTGCTAGCAGCAAGTGTGTCGTTGGCTGTTTCGGGTGCAGGTAAATTATCTGTCGATAACCTATTAAGTAGAAAATTGGCTTAACTGTTCGTTTTTAGGAGCAAGTATTATGATTGAACTACGAAAATCAGAGCAACGCGGTAAAGCCAATATAGGTTGG containing:
- a CDS encoding DoxX family protein, translated to MKALMNKIIESKAGYSTLALRIPIGIIFIAHGAQKLFGWFGGYGLEGTGGWMESIGLTPGYLMALLAGSGEFFGGLFILLGLLTRPAAVVLSITMVVAIFSVHFTNGLFMSNNGYEFGLALLAASVSLAVSGAGKLSVDNLLSRKLA